A single region of the Melioribacteraceae bacterium 4301-Me genome encodes:
- a CDS encoding DUF58 domain-containing protein, with product MLTKELLKQVRQIEIRTRGLVNEVFSGEYHSVFKGRGMEFSEVREYQVGDDIRSIDWNVTARFGHPYVKIFEEERELTVMLLVDMSGSLSFGSVEKTKQQIAAELSAILAFSALKNNDKVGLILFTNQIEKFVPPRKGRSHVLRIIREVLSFMPTGNKTSIKTALEYFNHAVKKRSIVFLISDFIDLGYEKILKIVGEKHDLIGIVLDDRREKELPKVGLVKFRDAETGEIRYIDTTSEDVIKWFKQVNKQREQNRKALFLSSNLDSIEINTSSSYVKPLVDFFKMRERRW from the coding sequence ATGCTTACAAAAGAATTGTTAAAGCAGGTTCGACAAATTGAAATTCGAACCAGGGGTTTAGTCAATGAGGTTTTTTCCGGTGAGTACCATTCGGTATTTAAGGGAAGGGGTATGGAGTTTTCTGAAGTTAGAGAATATCAAGTTGGAGATGATATTAGAAGCATAGACTGGAATGTTACGGCTAGATTTGGGCATCCATATGTAAAAATCTTTGAAGAAGAAAGAGAGCTTACTGTTATGCTTCTTGTTGATATGAGCGGATCTCTTTCATTTGGTAGCGTCGAAAAAACAAAACAACAAATTGCCGCCGAACTTAGCGCTATTCTTGCTTTCTCCGCTCTAAAAAATAATGATAAGGTAGGACTGATTTTATTTACAAATCAAATTGAAAAATTTGTCCCGCCAAGAAAGGGTAGAAGCCACGTTCTTAGAATAATAAGAGAAGTTTTGTCTTTTATGCCTACAGGCAACAAAACGAGCATAAAAACTGCTCTTGAATATTTTAATCACGCTGTTAAAAAACGCTCAATAGTTTTTTTAATATCAGACTTTATTGATTTGGGATATGAAAAAATTTTAAAGATTGTTGGTGAAAAGCATGATTTAATTGGGATAGTATTAGACGATAGAAGAGAAAAAGAACTACCCAAAGTAGGCTTAGTAAAATTCCGAGATGCAGAGACAGGTGAAATTAGGTATATAGATACAACTTCAGAGGATGTTATTAAATGGTTCAAGCAAGTAAATAAACAACGCGAACAGAACAGAAAGGCATTGTTTTTATCAAGTAACCTGGATTCTATCGAAATTAATACTTCCTCTTCGTATGTAAAGCCTTTAGTGGATTTTTTTAAAATGAGAGAGAGAAGATGGTGA
- a CDS encoding VWA domain-containing protein gives MSFAYPVFLYLLILLPIIFYYYWKKKNSITPDLTFSSLEIFKELKPTTKEKLKHVPAVLRTLSLGFLIVALARPQTFSSGQNIFTEGIDIVMLLDISGSMLAEDFKPNRVEAAKNVIDDFIEGRVSDRIGLVVFARDSFTQCPLTIDYTVLRNLLKQIHTGMIEDGTAIGNAIANGVNRLKDSKAKSKVMILLTDGVNNAGEVDPITAAQIAAKFGIRIYTIGVGTMGEAPYPFQTPFGIRYQMVPVEIDENLLQQIASITGGKYFRATNNQKLKEIYSSIDKLEKTKVEVTSYRHATELFYNWVGAAIILLFFEFVLNRTYLRKLP, from the coding sequence GTGAGCTTTGCATATCCTGTATTTCTCTATCTTTTAATTTTATTACCGATTATTTTCTATTATTATTGGAAAAAGAAAAATAGCATTACTCCAGATTTAACTTTTTCATCATTAGAAATTTTTAAGGAGCTTAAACCAACTACAAAGGAAAAACTAAAACATGTACCAGCTGTTTTAAGAACGCTTTCTCTTGGTTTTTTAATAGTAGCATTGGCAAGGCCACAAACATTCTCGTCAGGACAAAATATTTTTACTGAAGGAATAGATATAGTAATGCTGCTTGATATTTCTGGCAGTATGCTTGCTGAAGATTTTAAACCTAACCGCGTAGAAGCCGCAAAAAATGTAATAGACGATTTTATTGAAGGAAGAGTGTCGGATAGAATTGGTCTTGTTGTTTTTGCGCGTGATAGTTTTACTCAATGCCCTTTAACTATTGATTACACAGTTTTAAGAAATTTATTAAAACAAATTCATACTGGTATGATTGAAGATGGTACAGCTATAGGTAATGCAATTGCAAACGGGGTAAATAGACTTAAAGATAGCAAAGCCAAAAGTAAAGTTATGATATTATTAACTGACGGTGTTAATAATGCGGGCGAAGTTGACCCTATCACTGCAGCTCAAATTGCCGCAAAATTTGGTATTAGGATTTATACAATAGGTGTTGGTACAATGGGCGAAGCACCTTATCCATTTCAAACACCTTTTGGTATACGATACCAAATGGTGCCAGTAGAAATTGATGAAAACTTGTTGCAGCAAATTGCCTCGATAACAGGTGGCAAATATTTCCGAGCTACTAATAATCAAAAATTGAAAGAGATTTATTCGTCTATTGATAAACTTGAAAAAACAAAAGTTGAGGTTACTTCTTATAGACATGCAACCGAATTGTTCTATAACTGGGTTGGTGCTGCTATTATTCTTTTATTTTTTGAATTTGTTTTAAATAGAACTTATTTAAGAAAATTACCTTAA
- a CDS encoding AAA family ATPase, with protein MEITELNEKIKRESEFVDVLLNEIGKAIVGQKYMVERLIVGLLSNGHILLEGVPGLAKTLAIKSLAASMKAKFQRIQFTPDLLPADLIGTLIYNQKDGNFTIKKGPIFSNFILADEINRAPAKVQSALLEAMQERQVTISETTFPLEEPFLVLATQNPIEQEGTYPLPEAQVDRFMLKVKITYPTKEEELKIMRQNISDSMFNKIQPVISPETILKARKLVQEIYVDEKIDRYILDIVFATRNPKDYGLDELTELISYGASPRATINLALGARALAFIKRRGYVIPEDVRSICMDVLRHRVAVTYEAEAEEISSENIIQKILNKIEVP; from the coding sequence TTGGAAATAACAGAGCTCAATGAAAAAATTAAAAGAGAAAGTGAATTTGTGGATGTTTTATTAAATGAAATTGGTAAGGCGATAGTAGGACAGAAATATATGGTAGAACGGTTGATAGTGGGACTTCTTTCAAACGGTCACATTTTACTTGAGGGGGTACCTGGATTAGCAAAGACTCTTGCGATTAAATCCTTAGCTGCATCAATGAAAGCTAAATTTCAAAGAATACAATTCACGCCGGATTTACTTCCAGCTGATTTAATTGGCACTTTAATATACAATCAAAAAGATGGAAATTTTACTATTAAGAAGGGGCCAATTTTTTCTAATTTTATTTTGGCTGATGAAATCAATCGTGCGCCAGCTAAAGTTCAAAGCGCTTTGTTGGAAGCAATGCAAGAAAGACAAGTTACAATTAGCGAAACTACTTTTCCCCTCGAAGAACCATTTTTAGTCTTAGCCACTCAAAATCCAATTGAACAAGAAGGAACTTATCCGTTGCCCGAAGCTCAAGTCGATAGATTTATGCTTAAAGTGAAAATTACTTATCCTACCAAAGAAGAAGAATTGAAAATAATGCGGCAAAATATTAGCGATTCAATGTTCAATAAAATTCAACCTGTTATTTCTCCAGAAACAATCTTAAAGGCTCGTAAGCTCGTGCAAGAAATTTATGTCGATGAAAAGATTGATAGATATATTTTAGATATAGTATTCGCTACACGTAATCCAAAGGACTATGGATTAGATGAACTGACTGAACTTATTAGTTATGGCGCTTCACCAAGAGCTACAATTAATTTAGCACTTGGTGCTAGGGCTTTGGCTTTTATAAAAAGAAGAGGTTATGTAATTCCTGAAGATGTAAGAAGCATCTGCATGGATGTTCTTAGGCATAGAGTTGCCGTTACATACGAAGCAGAAGCTGAAGAGATTTCATCTGAAAATATCATTCAAAAAATATTAAACAAAATTGAAGTGCCGTAA
- a CDS encoding class I SAM-dependent rRNA methyltransferase has protein sequence MTKIILKKNEEKRIKQGHLWVFSNEIERRMHLINVDLPKSIDDESKVQNGEIVEVYDYKNNFLGLGFFNSNSLISIRMITNQRYINLKELLEERLLAAYAFRKLAYPERNSFRMVFSESDFIPGLIIDKYNNTFVLQIYSAGIQKNIDIIIDILKNRFNAENIFTKNEPYFRKLEGLPEEDQIFLGNRAEEIININGVKFKIDFENAHKTGFYFDQCDNRIFTASFCKDKDVLDCFCNSGGFGLHAIKEGAKSVVFVDSSIHEIKSVEANYKLNNFNAQIELVCEDVFNFLEKTVLNGNKFDVVILDPPAFAKKKKSLPQAIKGYEKLNKLAMQVVKNGGLLFTSSCSFHLKKENFLLAVNNASLKAKKHVQMFYFNNASKDHLALPSMEETVYLKFASFVVSS, from the coding sequence ATGACAAAAATTATCTTGAAAAAGAACGAAGAGAAGCGAATAAAACAAGGACATCTATGGGTATTTAGCAATGAAATAGAAAGGCGAATGCATCTCATAAATGTGGATTTGCCCAAAAGTATCGATGATGAAAGTAAAGTACAAAATGGTGAGATTGTGGAGGTATATGACTATAAAAATAATTTTTTAGGATTGGGCTTTTTTAATAGTAACTCGCTCATTTCCATAAGAATGATTACGAATCAAAGGTATATTAATCTAAAAGAATTGCTTGAGGAGCGCCTTCTTGCTGCTTATGCCTTTAGAAAATTAGCTTATCCTGAAAGAAATTCATTCCGAATGGTCTTCAGCGAGAGCGATTTTATTCCCGGATTAATAATCGATAAATATAACAATACTTTTGTACTCCAGATTTATTCTGCTGGAATTCAAAAAAATATTGACATAATAATAGACATATTAAAAAATAGATTTAATGCTGAAAACATTTTTACCAAGAACGAACCCTATTTTAGAAAATTAGAGGGATTACCTGAAGAGGACCAAATTTTCTTAGGTAACAGAGCAGAAGAGATAATTAATATTAATGGAGTAAAGTTTAAAATAGACTTTGAGAACGCTCACAAGACAGGCTTTTATTTTGACCAGTGTGATAATAGAATTTTTACAGCAAGTTTTTGTAAAGATAAAGATGTTTTAGATTGTTTCTGTAATTCGGGCGGATTTGGACTTCATGCAATTAAAGAAGGGGCTAAATCAGTTGTTTTTGTAGATTCATCTATTCATGAAATTAAATCGGTTGAAGCAAATTATAAACTCAACAACTTTAACGCACAAATTGAACTCGTGTGTGAAGATGTGTTTAATTTTTTAGAGAAAACAGTGTTAAATGGTAATAAATTTGACGTAGTAATCTTAGACCCGCCAGCTTTCGCCAAAAAAAAGAAATCGCTGCCCCAGGCAATTAAAGGATACGAAAAACTAAATAAATTGGCTATGCAAGTTGTTAAAAATGGTGGTTTATTATTCACTTCTTCTTGCTCGTTCCATCTTAAAAAAGAAAATTTTCTTTTAGCCGTTAACAATGCATCACTTAAAGCAAAAAAGCATGTTCAAATGTTCTACTTTAATAATGCATCTAAAGACCATTTAGCATTACCCTCAATGGAAGAAACGGTCTATCTTAAATTTGCTTCATTTGTAGTTAGTTCATGA